A stretch of Bombina bombina isolate aBomBom1 chromosome 2, aBomBom1.pri, whole genome shotgun sequence DNA encodes these proteins:
- the SMIM7 gene encoding small integral membrane protein 7: MIGDLLLFGTLLMNAGAVLNFKLKKKESQGFGDESSEATTGDNIREFLLSLRYFRIFIALWNIFMMFCMIVLFGS, encoded by the exons ATGATCGGGGACTTGCTGTTGTTTGG GACCTTGCTGATGAATGCAGGTGCTGTGCTAAATTTCAAACT gaagaaaaaggagtccCAAGGATTTGGAGATGAATCATCAGAAGCCACCACAG GAGATAACATCCGAGAATTTTTACTCAGCCTTAGATACTTTCGGATTTTCATTGCCTTGTGGaatatttttatgatgttttgtATGATTGT GTTATTTGGATCAtga